A single genomic interval of Nitrospiria bacterium harbors:
- the def gene encoding peptide deformylase, giving the protein MSILKTSKLGNPILRQIAKEVPLSELKNPATQKLIDDMIETMHEYDGVGLAAPQVHESKQIAVIEVHNSKRYPWAPDVPLLILVNPVFLSESDETVDGWEGCLSVEGFRGKVPRSKTVAVRFWDRNGKERRLEAEDFPAVVIQHELDHLAGKVFLDRMRDFSTLTHLKEYERFWMKPQDEETD; this is encoded by the coding sequence ATGTCGATCCTGAAAACATCAAAACTGGGCAACCCGATCCTGCGGCAGATTGCGAAAGAGGTCCCTCTTTCGGAATTGAAAAACCCGGCGACCCAGAAACTGATCGACGACATGATCGAAACCATGCATGAATACGACGGCGTCGGCCTGGCCGCCCCCCAGGTGCACGAGTCCAAACAGATCGCCGTGATCGAGGTCCATAACAGCAAGCGGTATCCCTGGGCGCCCGACGTTCCATTGCTGATCCTGGTCAACCCGGTCTTCCTCTCCGAATCGGATGAAACCGTCGACGGATGGGAAGGCTGTCTGAGCGTGGAAGGCTTTCGCGGGAAAGTCCCCCGGTCCAAGACCGTGGCGGTCCGTTTTTGGGACCGCAACGGAAAAGAGCGGAGGCTGGAGGCCGAGGACTTTCCGGCCGTGGTCATCCAGCACGAGCTGGACCATCTCGCCGGCAAGGTCTTCCTGGACCGGATGCGGGACTTCTCCACCCTGACCCACCTCAAAGAATACGAGCGGTTTTGGATGAAACCGCAGGATGAAGAGACGGATTGA
- a CDS encoding ABC transporter ATP-binding protein, with translation MRSLFRVIRYIKPYQHLAYLTLACAVLTTSLEMVPPWLLKRVIDDVIRGGNLPLLKWLILGLVGAHVGRNLLNSARIRFNNTLEQRVIYDMRDQIYRALQRLSVSYYENRATGEIMSRVVNDVNNLERIFIDGVEALVMAGLTLLGIMTVLFFLNWPLALIALVPIPFLVLGATVFTTRVHKLYHVIRHQAAQLNALLQDSISGIRETMSFNREAYEVERFNRQSLEYSRGNLRVARIWSVYSPGMILIASTGTLLILWFGTHEVLDGRMTVGGLVAFLSYLGLFYTPINQIHSVNHMLQQSLASGERVFEIMDAVPEVSDRPGAAALPQKVRGFVEFKNVSFHYRPNAPVLQQISLQAFPGEKIALVGPSGSGKSTIIKLLMRLYDVDTGVITIDGHDVRDLKLSDLRDQIGVVAQEPFLFNGTVRENILYGRLDATEEEVSAAAEAARAHEFVLALPDGYSTWIGERGVKLSVGQKQRIAIARALLKDPPIIIFDEATSNIDTETEAKIQEALDALTYHRTTFIIAHRLSTLKHVNKILVVQNGRIIERGTHEELLAGGGLYTLLYDAQFQM, from the coding sequence ATGCGCTCTCTCTTTCGTGTCATACGCTACATCAAACCGTATCAACACCTGGCCTATCTGACCCTGGCCTGCGCCGTGCTCACCACCTCGCTCGAGATGGTCCCCCCCTGGCTGCTCAAGCGCGTGATCGACGACGTGATCCGCGGCGGCAACCTCCCGCTGCTCAAGTGGCTGATCCTCGGGCTGGTCGGGGCCCATGTGGGCCGGAACCTGCTGAACTCGGCGCGCATCCGGTTCAACAACACGCTCGAGCAGCGCGTGATCTACGACATGCGCGACCAGATCTATCGGGCCCTTCAGCGGCTTTCCGTGAGCTATTACGAAAACCGCGCGACGGGGGAGATCATGTCCCGCGTGGTGAACGACGTGAACAACCTGGAGCGGATCTTCATCGACGGCGTGGAGGCCCTCGTGATGGCCGGCCTCACGCTGTTGGGAATCATGACGGTGCTTTTTTTCCTGAACTGGCCGTTGGCCCTGATCGCCCTCGTCCCGATCCCCTTTCTGGTTCTGGGCGCGACGGTCTTCACCACGCGGGTCCACAAACTCTATCACGTCATCCGACACCAGGCGGCCCAGCTGAACGCGCTTCTTCAGGACAGCATCTCGGGGATCCGCGAGACGATGAGTTTCAATCGCGAAGCGTATGAGGTGGAGCGGTTCAACCGGCAAAGCCTGGAATACAGCCGCGGCAACCTGCGGGTGGCGCGCATCTGGTCGGTCTATTCTCCCGGAATGATCCTGATCGCCTCGACCGGCACCCTCCTCATTCTCTGGTTCGGCACCCATGAGGTATTGGACGGCCGGATGACGGTCGGCGGCCTCGTGGCCTTCCTGAGCTACCTGGGATTGTTCTACACGCCGATCAACCAGATCCATTCGGTGAATCACATGCTCCAGCAATCGCTGGCGTCGGGAGAGCGCGTCTTCGAGATCATGGACGCCGTGCCGGAGGTTTCCGACCGGCCCGGCGCGGCGGCTCTCCCTCAAAAGGTCCGGGGGTTCGTGGAGTTCAAGAACGTTTCGTTCCACTACCGCCCGAACGCCCCGGTCCTCCAGCAGATCTCGCTCCAGGCCTTTCCGGGTGAAAAGATCGCGCTGGTCGGTCCGAGCGGGAGCGGGAAGAGCACGATCATCAAACTGCTGATGCGATTGTACGACGTCGATACGGGCGTGATCACGATCGACGGGCACGACGTCCGCGATCTGAAACTTTCGGATCTCCGGGATCAGATCGGCGTCGTGGCCCAGGAGCCGTTTCTGTTCAACGGAACGGTGCGCGAGAACATCCTCTACGGACGCCTCGACGCCACCGAAGAAGAGGTGAGCGCGGCGGCCGAGGCGGCCCGGGCCCACGAGTTTGTTCTCGCGCTCCCGGACGGCTACTCGACCTGGATCGGCGAGCGCGGCGTGAAGCTTTCGGTCGGCCAGAAACAGCGGATCGCCATCGCGCGGGCGCTGCTCAAGGATCCGCCGATCATCATCTTCGACGAGGCCACCTCCAACATCGACACCGAGACCGAGGCCAAGATCCAGGAGGCCCTGGACGCCCTGACCTACCATCGCACGACCTTCATCATCGCCCATCGCCTCTCGACCCTCAAGCACGTCAACAAGATCCTGGTCGTTCAAAACGGACGGATCATCGAGCGGGGGACCCATGAGGAGCTCCTCGCCGGGGGCGGCCTGTACACGCTGCTGTATGATGCGCAGTTTCAGATGTAG
- the folB gene encoding dihydroneopterin aldolase, with protein MDKLIIDHLEFYGHCGITPEEQKTGQRFSLDLEIGCDVRRIAQTDRLRDAFDYAAISRRLIEIARKEQFRLIETMAERLAEVVLREFGAQKLTLRLRKTAPPIEPIMAYSAVEIHREAP; from the coding sequence ATGGATAAATTGATCATCGACCATCTTGAATTTTACGGCCACTGCGGGATCACGCCGGAGGAACAGAAAACCGGCCAGCGTTTTTCGCTGGATCTGGAAATCGGATGCGACGTCCGTCGCATTGCGCAAACGGACCGGCTCCGCGACGCCTTCGACTACGCCGCGATCTCCCGACGGCTGATCGAGATCGCCCGCAAAGAACAGTTTCGGTTGATCGAAACCATGGCCGAACGATTGGCCGAGGTCGTGCTTCGGGAATTCGGCGCGCAAAAGCTGACGCTGCGTTTGAGAAAAACCGCCCCGCCCATTGAGCCGATCATGGCCTACTCGGCGGTCGAGATCCATCGCGAGGCTCCCTGA
- a CDS encoding LON peptidase substrate-binding domain-containing protein, which produces MAQDHLPKIIPLFPLPATVLFPQTYLPLHIFETRYREMVEDALNDSAEAARMIGMVLLKENWEKDYYGGPPIHPIGCVGRIMQVHRLNDGRYNLVLFGLDPFRVKKQFYDKSYRRGWIEAARPSGQAAAALPDPLRSDLIRSLQGYAQLRGWENQINTLLDMRLDDERLVQLLSSELDTTPIEKQFLLESEDLVQQCRRLIDLLGFMTDEHRSRKEANRPWNIGD; this is translated from the coding sequence ATGGCCCAGGACCATCTGCCCAAAATCATCCCGCTGTTTCCGTTGCCTGCGACCGTTCTTTTTCCCCAAACCTACCTCCCGCTTCATATCTTTGAAACGCGATACCGGGAAATGGTCGAGGATGCCCTGAATGATTCCGCGGAAGCGGCCCGCATGATCGGCATGGTCCTGTTGAAAGAAAACTGGGAAAAGGACTATTACGGCGGTCCGCCGATCCACCCGATCGGCTGCGTCGGCCGGATCATGCAGGTCCATCGCTTGAACGACGGCCGCTACAACCTGGTTCTGTTCGGCCTGGACCCGTTCCGCGTCAAGAAACAGTTTTATGACAAAAGCTACCGCCGGGGCTGGATTGAAGCGGCCCGTCCGTCGGGACAGGCCGCCGCCGCGTTGCCGGACCCCCTCCGGAGCGACCTGATCCGTTCGCTGCAGGGCTATGCGCAGCTCCGCGGCTGGGAAAATCAGATCAACACCCTGCTCGATATGCGCTTGGACGATGAACGGCTCGTGCAACTGCTCTCCTCCGAGCTGGACACGACCCCGATCGAGAAGCAGTTCCTCCTCGAATCCGAGGACCTCGTGCAGCAATGTCGCCGGTTGATCGACCTGCTCGGATTTATGACGGATGAACACCGCTCCCGAAAGGAAGCGAACCGGCCCTGGAATATCGGAGACTAA
- the bcp gene encoding thioredoxin-dependent thiol peroxidase: MAKKELKVGDAAPDFRLPSTDGREISLKEFRGKKNVVLYFYPKDDTPGCTKEACSFRDERPKFDKKEAVVLGVSFDDLESHKKFSGKYHLPFPLLSDTDKKVAEAYGVYKEKSMYGRTYMGIERSTFVIDKDGKIARIYRKVKVDGHSDEVLGALGT, from the coding sequence ATGGCTAAAAAAGAATTAAAGGTCGGAGACGCCGCGCCCGATTTCCGTCTCCCCTCCACCGATGGAAGGGAGATCTCGTTGAAAGAGTTCCGCGGGAAGAAAAACGTGGTTTTATATTTCTATCCCAAGGACGACACGCCCGGCTGCACGAAAGAGGCCTGCAGTTTCCGGGACGAACGGCCGAAGTTCGACAAGAAAGAAGCCGTCGTCCTGGGCGTCAGCTTCGACGACCTGGAATCCCACAAGAAGTTTTCCGGGAAATACCATCTCCCCTTTCCCCTGCTGAGCGACACCGATAAAAAAGTCGCCGAAGCCTACGGGGTTTACAAAGAGAAAAGCATGTACGGCCGGACCTACATGGGAATCGAGCGGAGCACCTTCGTGATCGACAAAGACGGAAAGATCGCCCGGATTTACCGGAAGGTCAAGGTGGACGGCCACAGCGACGAGGTCCTGGGAGCGCTGGGAACTTAA
- a CDS encoding 6-carboxytetrahydropterin synthase produces the protein MYKVTKAIEFCYGHRLMNYDGKCRHLHGHNGKVEIELETEKLDPIGMVRDFTEVKEVVAGWLDRELDHKMLLRKDDPVLPTLQKMNEPVYLFDTNPTAESIAKLIFEFVRSKGFPVSEVRMWESESSFAAYKGL, from the coding sequence GTGTACAAAGTCACCAAGGCCATCGAATTCTGCTACGGCCACCGACTGATGAACTACGACGGCAAATGCCGCCATCTCCACGGCCACAACGGAAAAGTCGAGATCGAGTTGGAAACCGAAAAACTGGATCCGATCGGGATGGTCCGGGATTTTACGGAGGTGAAGGAAGTCGTCGCGGGCTGGCTGGATCGGGAGCTGGACCACAAGATGCTCTTGAGGAAGGACGACCCCGTGCTCCCGACGCTTCAGAAGATGAACGAGCCGGTCTATCTCTTCGACACCAATCCGACGGCCGAGTCCATTGCAAAATTGATTTTCGAATTTGTGCGTTCGAAAGGATTCCCGGTCTCGGAAGTCCGGATGTGGGAGTCCGAGAGCTCCTTCGCGGCCTATAAAGGGTTATAG
- the chrA gene encoding chromate efflux transporter, whose product MNPSLLQSLIEVAALFLKLGMTGFGGPAAHIAMMHDETVRRRGWLSDQEFLDLVGATNLIPGPNSTEMAIHLGFRRAGWPGLMVGGLCFVLPAMLIVTALAWVYVRFGATPQAAWLLYGVKPVIMAIIVQALWNLGRMAVKGPLTAVVGTAVLVLYLLGVNEIGLLFAGGLVVMIGANVRRSRNPIAGLFPVLPFTGWNMVASSAAMMTAFSLPLLFLTFLKIGAVLYGGGYVLLAFLRADFVVRFGWLTDPQLMDAVAVGQVTPGPLFTTATFIGFILGGMPGALIATLGIFLPGFLFVAISNPLVPRMRESVWVGGLLDGVNTASLGLMAAVSWQLGRASLADPLTILIAVIALALLIRFRINSTWLIAGGALLGLLTAALR is encoded by the coding sequence ATGAACCCATCGTTATTGCAGAGCCTGATCGAGGTGGCCGCGTTGTTTCTCAAGCTGGGCATGACCGGCTTCGGCGGGCCTGCGGCCCATATCGCCATGATGCACGATGAGACGGTTCGGCGCCGCGGGTGGCTGAGCGACCAGGAATTCCTCGATCTGGTCGGCGCGACCAACCTGATCCCCGGCCCGAACTCGACCGAGATGGCGATCCATCTCGGCTTCCGGCGGGCGGGATGGCCGGGGCTGATGGTCGGCGGCCTCTGCTTTGTCCTGCCCGCCATGCTCATCGTCACGGCGCTGGCCTGGGTCTATGTGCGGTTTGGCGCGACGCCCCAGGCCGCGTGGCTGCTGTACGGCGTAAAGCCCGTCATCATGGCGATCATCGTGCAGGCGCTCTGGAACCTGGGACGGATGGCCGTGAAAGGCCCGCTCACCGCCGTCGTCGGGACGGCGGTTCTCGTTTTGTATCTTCTGGGCGTGAACGAAATCGGACTTCTCTTCGCGGGCGGACTGGTCGTCATGATCGGCGCGAACGTCCGACGATCAAGAAATCCAATCGCGGGACTTTTTCCCGTGCTGCCGTTCACCGGATGGAACATGGTCGCGTCCTCTGCGGCTATGATGACTGCGTTCAGCCTTCCGCTTTTATTCCTGACTTTTCTTAAGATCGGAGCGGTCCTGTACGGCGGCGGCTATGTCCTGCTTGCATTTCTCCGCGCCGATTTCGTCGTCCGGTTCGGCTGGCTCACCGACCCTCAATTGATGGACGCCGTTGCGGTCGGTCAGGTTACGCCCGGGCCGCTCTTTACGACGGCCACATTCATCGGCTTTATTTTGGGCGGGATGCCGGGGGCGCTGATCGCGACGCTCGGCATTTTTCTGCCGGGATTCCTCTTTGTCGCCATCTCAAATCCGCTGGTTCCCCGGATGCGCGAGTCGGTCTGGGTCGGAGGACTGTTGGACGGCGTCAATACGGCCTCGCTGGGTTTGATGGCCGCCGTGTCATGGCAATTGGGCCGGGCATCGCTGGCCGATCCCCTCACGATCCTGATCGCCGTTATCGCCTTGGCCTTGCTGATCCGGTTCAGAATCAATTCGACATGGCTGATCGCGGGTGGGGCATTGTTGGGCTTGCTGACGGCCGCATTGCGATGA
- a CDS encoding aquaporin — MKPYWAELFGTFALVFAGTGAIVINDVTGGSVTHVGVSLTFGLIVTAMVYTVGNVSGAHLNPAVTFGFWVSGRFTGQKVLPYVISQCAGAFVASGLLRLLFPQDATLGATIPSGSIAQSFGLEIVLSLLLMFVILNVSVGAKETGVMAGVAIGGVVGLEALFAGPITGASMNPARSLAPAIVSGNLHLLWIYLLAPFLGAYLGVWGCRCVQEKGCCAKLQEQTP, encoded by the coding sequence ATGAAACCGTATTGGGCCGAACTCTTCGGAACCTTTGCGCTTGTTTTTGCCGGAACCGGCGCCATTGTAATTAATGATGTCACGGGCGGCTCGGTGACGCATGTCGGCGTCTCCCTGACCTTCGGACTGATTGTGACGGCGATGGTTTACACGGTGGGAAATGTTTCGGGCGCTCATCTCAATCCGGCTGTGACCTTCGGGTTTTGGGTTTCGGGGCGCTTTACAGGTCAAAAAGTGCTGCCGTACGTGATCAGCCAATGCGCGGGGGCATTTGTAGCCAGCGGCCTGCTTCGTCTTCTTTTTCCCCAAGATGCGACTTTGGGCGCTACGATTCCGTCGGGCTCGATCGCCCAATCTTTCGGTCTTGAGATTGTTCTATCATTGCTGCTGATGTTCGTCATTCTCAATGTCTCGGTCGGGGCCAAAGAAACCGGTGTGATGGCCGGCGTCGCGATCGGCGGCGTGGTCGGGCTCGAAGCCCTGTTCGCCGGTCCGATCACGGGCGCCTCGATGAACCCGGCGCGTTCCCTGGCGCCGGCGATCGTATCGGGAAATCTCCATTTACTGTGGATTTATCTTTTAGCCCCGTTCTTGGGCGCGTATCTCGGCGTCTGGGGCTGCCGCTGCGTTCAGGAAAAGGGCTGTTGCGCGAAGTTGCAGGAGCAGACTCCATGA
- a CDS encoding arsenate reductase ArsC has product MKRLLFVCVENSCRSQIAEAFARIHGKGGIEIYSAGSRPSGKVNTKAIESMREVGYDLTKHVSKSLAEIPAVEYDFVVTMGCGDECPFVRAKQREDWKIQDPKNLPLEQFRKIRDEIEKKVEEVLSRIEAA; this is encoded by the coding sequence ATGAAGCGGCTTTTGTTTGTTTGCGTCGAGAATTCGTGCCGCAGTCAGATCGCGGAGGCGTTCGCGCGCATCCATGGAAAGGGGGGGATCGAAATCTACAGCGCCGGCTCCCGCCCGTCCGGGAAGGTGAACACGAAAGCGATCGAGTCGATGCGGGAAGTCGGTTACGATCTCACCAAGCACGTCTCGAAGTCGCTCGCGGAAATTCCGGCCGTCGAATACGATTTCGTGGTGACCATGGGCTGCGGCGATGAATGCCCGTTTGTTCGGGCCAAACAACGCGAGGATTGGAAGATTCAAGACCCCAAAAATCTTCCGCTCGAACAATTTCGAAAAATACGGGACGAAATCGAGAAGAAAGTCGAAGAAGTTTTATCCCGAATCGAGGCCGCCTGA
- the sigZ gene encoding RNA polymerase sigma factor SigZ, protein MDIEALWKEYHAALRRFIQKRVSEEAAVEDLLQDIFVKVHSRMDTLKESGRVRSWLYQITRNTIIDYYRSRKPMGEIPEGLSRSEEDDRRVLKELGECVRPMIERLSEPYREALILSELRGLTQKQIGEKQGISLSGAKARVQRGRAKLKGLMMECCAFEFDRRGRISDYESKEDDCTGC, encoded by the coding sequence ATGGATATCGAAGCCCTTTGGAAGGAATACCACGCCGCCCTCCGCCGTTTCATTCAAAAGCGCGTTTCGGAAGAAGCGGCCGTGGAGGATTTGCTTCAAGATATCTTTGTAAAAGTCCATTCGAGAATGGACACGCTTAAAGAGAGCGGCCGGGTCCGGAGCTGGCTTTATCAAATAACGCGCAACACGATCATCGATTATTATCGCAGCCGCAAGCCAATGGGAGAGATCCCGGAGGGACTTTCTCGTTCCGAAGAGGACGACCGCCGGGTTTTGAAAGAATTGGGGGAGTGCGTGCGGCCGATGATCGAAAGACTTTCCGAGCCTTATCGGGAAGCGCTGATTTTGTCCGAATTACGAGGGCTCACGCAAAAACAAATCGGAGAGAAACAGGGAATCTCCTTGTCCGGAGCGAAAGCCCGGGTGCAAAGAGGGCGGGCGAAGCTAAAAGGGCTGATGATGGAATGCTGCGCTTTCGAGTTCGACCGCCGGGGAAGGATTTCCGACTACGAATCCAAGGAAGACGACTGTACGGGTTGCTGA
- a CDS encoding DUF2703 domain-containing protein yields the protein METLKGRDTSSRTTRRMINIEFLYIDLTVCTRCKGTDANLQEALSEVSRILEAAGADVSVRKILVESEAQAKALGFFSSPTIRINGKDIALEFRESRCESCEACAGGGPVNCRVWVFQGKEYTEAPIAMIVDAILREAYRDASSQKPSARTRKLREVPDSLRRFFRGKAPTLESEASSCCPPAEQTDCCPPSEKAVCCGTSASKGCGCR from the coding sequence ATGGAAACTCTCAAGGGCCGTGACACGAGTTCCCGTACGACTCGTCGAATGATCAATATCGAGTTTCTCTACATCGATCTCACCGTCTGCACCCGCTGCAAGGGAACCGACGCCAACCTCCAGGAGGCCTTGTCCGAGGTCTCGCGGATCCTGGAGGCGGCGGGCGCCGATGTTTCGGTCCGGAAGATCCTCGTCGAATCGGAAGCCCAGGCCAAGGCGCTCGGCTTTTTCAGCTCTCCCACCATCCGGATCAACGGGAAGGACATCGCGCTCGAGTTTCGCGAGAGTCGTTGCGAATCCTGCGAGGCCTGCGCCGGCGGCGGCCCCGTGAATTGCCGGGTCTGGGTTTTTCAGGGAAAAGAATACACGGAGGCCCCGATCGCGATGATCGTTGACGCGATTCTCCGGGAGGCCTATCGCGACGCGTCATCGCAAAAACCGTCCGCGCGCACGCGCAAACTTCGAGAAGTTCCCGATTCTCTACGACGCTTCTTTCGCGGCAAGGCCCCAACACTCGAGAGCGAAGCATCTTCCTGTTGTCCCCCGGCGGAGCAGACCGACTGTTGTCCGCCTTCCGAAAAGGCGGTCTGCTGCGGAACGTCCGCTTCCAAGGGCTGCGGCTGCCGTTGA
- a CDS encoding 7-cyano-7-deazaguanine synthase — protein MAPKKIPKQAEKNPGSTRPPDRRVGVLASGGSDSSILLVDLTERHAGVIPLYIRNGLVWEEAELYWLRRFLKAVARPAIGPLQILDLPMEDVYGAHWSMTGDAVPDLASGWQEVYLPGRNLILLSKAVVYCGLNDLDAIALGPLKTNLFADSSPEFFSGFQQLVRRALNRPLEILTPFSRLSKQEVMERGRRLPLELTFSCLSPHGMMHCGACNKCAERMAAFSDARLRDRTRYRVRDPIKKKGANPQVVSLARP, from the coding sequence TTGGCACCGAAGAAAATCCCAAAACAGGCCGAAAAGAATCCCGGCTCGACCCGCCCGCCGGACAGGCGGGTCGGCGTCCTGGCCAGCGGCGGCTCGGATTCGAGCATCCTGCTCGTCGATCTGACCGAACGCCATGCCGGCGTCATCCCGCTTTACATTCGCAACGGGCTGGTCTGGGAAGAAGCCGAGCTTTATTGGCTCCGACGTTTTCTGAAAGCCGTCGCCCGCCCGGCGATCGGACCGCTTCAAATTCTGGATCTTCCGATGGAGGACGTCTATGGGGCCCATTGGAGCATGACGGGAGACGCGGTGCCGGATCTGGCGTCGGGGTGGCAGGAGGTCTACCTCCCGGGACGCAACCTGATCCTCCTGTCCAAGGCGGTCGTGTACTGCGGCCTGAACGATCTCGATGCGATCGCGCTCGGACCGCTTAAGACGAACCTCTTCGCGGACAGCTCGCCGGAATTCTTCTCCGGCTTCCAGCAGTTGGTCCGGCGGGCCTTGAACCGCCCACTGGAGATCCTGACGCCGTTTTCGCGGTTGAGCAAACAGGAGGTGATGGAGCGGGGCCGCCGGCTCCCGCTGGAGTTGACGTTTTCCTGTCTCAGCCCCCATGGAATGATGCATTGCGGGGCGTGCAACAAATGCGCCGAACGCATGGCGGCTTTCTCCGACGCACGACTGAGAGACCGGACGCGCTATCGCGTTCGCGACCCGATCAAGAAAAAAGGCGCGAACCCGCAGGTTGTAAGCCTGGCCCGGCCTTAA
- a CDS encoding cobalamin-binding protein, with translation MTVAAPYRIVCLTAETAEILYALSAGDRVVGISGHTTWPPEARGKPKVGGYTTVRLDRVLALKPDLVLAYSDLQADAARDLIRRGVTVITLNQRSLVEILQAVQMIGAIIGKPADALRLVAMMEAAFGQVRASAKAISRRPRVYFEEWDDPLISGIRWVGELIDLAGGEDIFAERREARSASDRVVRSDEVIQRDPEIIVASWCGRKVRPERIARRPGWETITAVKRGRIHEIKSAHILQPGLSILNGLKRLHKIFSDVTANG, from the coding sequence ATGACGGTCGCCGCGCCTTACCGGATCGTCTGCCTTACCGCCGAAACGGCCGAGATCCTGTACGCCCTGAGCGCGGGCGATCGCGTCGTGGGAATCAGCGGGCACACCACCTGGCCGCCGGAGGCCCGCGGCAAACCGAAGGTCGGCGGCTATACCACCGTCCGATTGGACCGGGTGCTGGCGCTGAAACCCGACCTGGTCCTGGCCTATTCGGACCTTCAGGCCGACGCGGCGCGGGACCTGATCCGGCGCGGAGTCACCGTGATCACATTGAATCAACGGAGCCTCGTCGAGATCCTGCAGGCCGTTCAGATGATCGGGGCGATCATCGGCAAACCGGCCGACGCCCTCCGGCTCGTGGCGATGATGGAAGCGGCCTTCGGCCAAGTTCGGGCCTCGGCCAAGGCCATTTCGCGGCGGCCGCGCGTCTATTTCGAGGAATGGGATGACCCCCTGATCTCCGGCATTCGGTGGGTCGGCGAACTGATCGATCTGGCCGGGGGCGAGGATATTTTCGCGGAACGACGGGAGGCCCGATCCGCTTCGGACCGGGTCGTCCGATCGGACGAGGTAATCCAACGGGACCCGGAGATCATCGTGGCCTCGTGGTGCGGCCGAAAAGTCCGACCCGAACGCATCGCGCGACGGCCGGGTTGGGAGACGATCACGGCCGTGAAACGCGGGCGGATTCACGAGATCAAGTCGGCCCACATCCTGCAACCGGGCTTGTCCATTCTCAACGGTCTAAAGCGGCTGCACAAAATATTTTCGGATGTAACGGCGAACGGGTAA
- a CDS encoding ATP-binding cassette domain-containing protein, which produces MKAIEIRNLKKTFNGKTVLENLTLDVEPGEVFGMLGPNGAGKTTTIRTILTLLKPTEGRVMVWGYDVETQPREVRQVLGYVPQEKAVDRFLTGREHLILVADLYHLSKAEAQKRIREVLELVDLSQKADDLVTHYSGGMKKKLDIACGLIPDPKVLVLDEPTLGLDVESRIRIWEYIRRLQRGGLTILMTTNYLDEADQLCDRIAILDRGRLVSLGAPEGLKKGLGGDRVTIQFGPQEDRLEELAGRLKKELPFVNEIKVSPGNHELEIRVTSNEEALAPLIQKIHEHRHPILAIQYSRPTLEDVFITSTGHKIKEDSALL; this is translated from the coding sequence ATGAAAGCGATCGAGATACGAAATCTCAAAAAGACGTTTAACGGGAAAACCGTCCTGGAGAATCTGACCCTCGACGTGGAGCCGGGCGAAGTCTTCGGCATGCTGGGCCCGAACGGGGCCGGCAAGACCACGACGATCCGCACGATCCTGACCTTGCTGAAACCCACCGAAGGCCGGGTGATGGTCTGGGGCTACGATGTCGAGACGCAGCCGCGGGAGGTCCGTCAGGTGCTCGGGTACGTCCCGCAGGAGAAAGCGGTCGATCGTTTTCTGACCGGACGGGAGCATTTGATTCTGGTGGCCGACCTGTATCACTTGAGCAAAGCGGAGGCCCAAAAACGGATCCGCGAGGTGCTGGAGCTGGTGGATCTGTCCCAGAAGGCGGATGATCTGGTGACCCACTATTCCGGCGGCATGAAAAAGAAGCTGGACATCGCCTGCGGCCTGATCCCGGACCCCAAGGTCCTGGTTCTCGATGAGCCGACGCTGGGCCTCGACGTGGAAAGCCGCATCCGGATCTGGGAATACATCCGCCGGCTGCAGCGGGGAGGACTCACGATTTTGATGACGACCAATTATCTTGACGAGGCGGATCAACTCTGCGACCGGATCGCCATCCTGGACCGGGGGCGCCTGGTGTCGTTGGGGGCGCCGGAAGGATTGAAGAAAGGCCTCGGTGGGGATCGGGTGACGATCCAGTTCGGCCCGCAAGAAGACCGCTTGGAGGAGTTGGCCGGCCGATTGAAGAAAGAACTGCCGTTCGTCAACGAGATCAAGGTCTCTCCGGGAAACCATGAGTTGGAGATCCGCGTCACCTCGAACGAAGAGGCGTTGGCCCCGCTCATTCAGAAGATCCATGAGCACCGCCACCCGATTCTCGCGATCCAGTATTCCCGCCCGACCTTGGAAGACGTCTTCATCACCTCCACCGGCCACAAGATCAAAGAGGACAGCGCCCTGTTATGA